The Kitasatospora setae KM-6054 genome contains a region encoding:
- a CDS encoding nucleoside-diphosphate kinase: MGLVVALTLAAWCAAGPEAGLLETQDALARARTVLGSSSANEPAPGTLRLLYASGRSGLFAWSRASDGALCFGGGVPLEGSMAWGCLDGEERPPADPPQVRDGFGAPLGEQDFRWLYADGEQVRAVSCAGGPLTLVEIGARPVGDGVRTFYFVVRSPAQWGRVVLTVTRPTGEATEEAQLLGTEGQGPDCR; this comes from the coding sequence GTGGGGCTCGTGGTGGCGCTGACGCTGGCGGCGTGGTGCGCGGCGGGGCCGGAGGCGGGGCTGCTGGAGACGCAGGACGCGCTCGCGCGGGCGCGGACGGTGCTCGGCTCGTCCTCCGCGAACGAGCCGGCGCCGGGGACGCTGAGGCTGCTCTACGCGTCGGGCCGGAGCGGCCTGTTCGCGTGGAGCAGGGCATCGGACGGCGCCCTGTGCTTCGGCGGGGGCGTTCCGCTGGAAGGGTCGATGGCGTGGGGGTGCCTGGACGGCGAGGAGCGGCCGCCGGCCGACCCGCCGCAGGTCCGGGACGGCTTCGGCGCCCCGCTCGGGGAGCAGGACTTCCGCTGGCTCTACGCGGACGGGGAGCAGGTCCGGGCGGTGAGCTGTGCGGGCGGTCCGCTGACGCTGGTGGAGATCGGGGCCCGGCCGGTGGGGGACGGCGTCCGCACCTTCTACTTCGTGGTCAGGAGCCCCGCGCAGTGGGGCCGGGTGGTGCTGACGGTGACCCGGCCGACCGGTGAGGCCACGGAGGAGGCGCAGTTGCTGGGGACGGAAGGCCAGGGCCCCGACTGCCGTTGA
- a CDS encoding SCP2 sterol-binding domain-containing protein codes for MATIEECRTALEQLSRNLASAGGDVRKAAALDRSLSCHLTDLDLTFTGRLADGRLTGVTDAPGPPAAKADIRLATTGDDLVALVDGKLPFPTAWATGRLKLDASFRDLLRLRSLL; via the coding sequence ATGGCCACCATCGAGGAGTGCCGCACCGCACTGGAGCAGCTGAGCCGCAACCTGGCCTCGGCGGGCGGCGACGTCCGCAAGGCGGCCGCCCTCGACCGCTCGCTCAGCTGCCACCTCACCGACCTGGACCTGACCTTCACCGGCCGGCTCGCCGACGGCCGGCTGACCGGCGTCACCGACGCCCCCGGCCCGCCCGCCGCGAAGGCCGACATCCGGCTCGCCACCACCGGGGACGACCTGGTCGCCCTGGTCGACGGCAAGCTGCCGTTCCCCACCGCCTGGGCGACCGGCCGCCTCAAGCTGGACGCGAGCTTCCGCGACCTGCTGCGGCTGCGCTCCCTGCTCTGA
- a CDS encoding TlyA family RNA methyltransferase, whose amino-acid sequence MARRRLDAELVRRKLARSREHASELIAAGRVTVGGAVATKPATQVETAAAVVVAKDDADPDYVSRGGHKLAGAFAAFVPLGLVVAGRRALDAGASTGGFTDVLLRSGAAHVLAVDVGYGQLAWSLQSDGRVTVMDRTNVRELTPELIGGQLVDLVVGDLSFISLGLVLPALAGCAAPDADLVLMVKPQFEIGKERLGSGGVVRSPELRAETIRQVAGQAWRSGLGVRAVAASPLPGPSGNVEYFLWLRRDAEPLDPAAADRAVAEGPQ is encoded by the coding sequence GTGGCACGACGCCGTCTGGACGCGGAGCTGGTGCGCCGCAAGCTGGCCCGTTCGCGGGAGCACGCGAGCGAGTTGATCGCGGCGGGCCGGGTGACGGTCGGCGGGGCGGTGGCGACGAAGCCGGCGACGCAGGTGGAGACCGCGGCGGCGGTGGTGGTCGCGAAGGACGACGCGGACCCGGACTACGTGTCGCGCGGCGGGCACAAGCTGGCGGGCGCGTTCGCGGCGTTCGTGCCGCTGGGCCTGGTGGTGGCGGGCCGGCGGGCGCTGGACGCGGGCGCGTCCACCGGCGGGTTCACCGACGTGCTGCTGCGTTCGGGCGCGGCGCACGTGCTGGCGGTGGACGTCGGCTACGGGCAGCTGGCCTGGTCGCTGCAGAGCGACGGGCGGGTGACGGTGATGGACCGCACCAACGTGCGGGAGCTGACGCCGGAGCTGATCGGCGGGCAGCTCGTCGATCTGGTGGTGGGCGACCTGTCGTTCATCTCGCTGGGCCTGGTGCTGCCCGCGCTGGCGGGCTGCGCGGCGCCGGACGCGGACCTGGTGCTGATGGTGAAGCCGCAGTTCGAGATCGGCAAGGAGCGGCTCGGTTCGGGCGGCGTGGTGCGGTCGCCGGAGCTGCGGGCCGAGACGATCCGCCAGGTGGCCGGGCAGGCGTGGCGGTCGGGGCTGGGCGTGCGGGCGGTGGCGGCGTCGCCGCTGCCGGGGCCGTCGGGGAACGTGGAGTACTTCCTGTGGCTGCGCCGGGACGCGGAGCCGCTGGATCCGGCGGCGGCGGACCGGGCCGTGGCGGAAGGGCCCCAGTAG
- a CDS encoding NAD kinase, with amino-acid sequence MSDRRTVFLIAHTGREAALRSVEGLVDGLLRAGIRIRLLETEAVGLDLPDGVELVPGGHGAADGCELILVAGGDGTLLRGAELARESGLPMLGINLGRVGFLAEAERDDLATVVERVVAADYEVEERMTIDVLVRANGDVLHEDWALNEASVEKASRERLLEVVTEVDGRPVSNFGCDGVVLSTPTGSTAYAFSGGGPVVWPEVEALLMVPISAHALFARPLVTSPDSVLAVEVQPKTQHGVLWCDGRRSAELPAGSRVEVRRGKTPVRLARLHRAPFTDRLVAKFALPVTGWRGRSDNC; translated from the coding sequence ATGAGCGATCGTCGAACGGTCTTCCTGATCGCGCACACCGGCCGGGAGGCGGCGCTGCGCAGCGTCGAGGGGCTGGTGGACGGCCTGCTGCGGGCGGGGATCCGGATCAGACTGCTGGAGACCGAGGCGGTGGGCCTGGACCTGCCGGACGGGGTCGAGCTGGTGCCCGGCGGGCACGGGGCGGCGGACGGCTGCGAGCTGATCCTGGTCGCGGGCGGGGACGGCACGCTGCTGCGCGGCGCCGAACTGGCCCGCGAGTCGGGGCTGCCGATGCTCGGGATCAACCTGGGCCGGGTCGGGTTCCTCGCCGAGGCGGAGCGCGACGACCTGGCGACCGTGGTCGAGCGGGTGGTCGCCGCGGACTACGAGGTCGAGGAGCGGATGACCATCGACGTGCTGGTGCGCGCCAACGGTGACGTGCTGCACGAGGACTGGGCGCTGAACGAGGCCTCGGTGGAGAAGGCGTCCCGGGAGCGGCTGCTGGAGGTGGTCACCGAGGTGGACGGCCGCCCGGTGTCGAACTTCGGCTGCGACGGCGTGGTGCTGTCCACGCCGACCGGCTCCACGGCGTACGCGTTCTCCGGCGGCGGGCCGGTGGTGTGGCCGGAGGTGGAGGCGCTGCTGATGGTGCCGATCAGCGCGCACGCGCTGTTCGCCCGTCCGCTGGTGACCTCGCCGGACTCGGTGCTGGCGGTCGAGGTGCAGCCGAAGACCCAGCACGGGGTGCTGTGGTGCGACGGCCGCCGTTCGGCCGAACTCCCGGCCGGCTCCCGGGTGGAGGTCCGCCGGGGCAAGACGCCGGTCCGACTGGCCCGGCTGCACCGGGCGCCGTTCACGGACCGGCTGGTCGCCAAGTTCGCGCTCCCGGTGACGGGTTGGCGCGGCCGCTCGGACAACTGCTGA
- the yczR gene encoding MocR-like transcription factor YczR, which yields MSEWHSTLTPHALARQLPAPDGRRPAYRTLAAQVSRLVADGRLPVGTRLPAERELAAELNLSRTTVAAAYEALRADGFLHSRRGAGSWTALPAGTAPPADALHPVSPDQDTVLDLGLAAPTAPGQLAEAAAHALDRLPAYTGGHGNYPTGLPVLREAVARRYTERGLPTGPEQVLVTTGAMSALHLAHQALLGRGDRVAVEAPSYANTLRALDRAGARLVPVPFAPDAAGRTGWDLAQWQRVLRGAAPRLASVIPDFQNPTGALVDEEQRRALLAHARAAGTTVIADETCAELGWDVPESALPRPLAALDRDAQVITVGSAGKILWPGLRIGWLRAQPSLVRKLAQDRALYDLGTPVLEQLIAARLLTDHLPAVRAERHAQLRATAEAFARELPRHFPGWRYTPPPGGLALWAATPGLPASALARAGERVGVRIASGSRFGTDGAFEEHLRLPLTLPAARVPEALRRIAAAADLARTERLSGEDPTPAAL from the coding sequence ATGTCCGAGTGGCACAGCACGCTGACCCCGCACGCGCTGGCCCGCCAGCTCCCCGCCCCGGACGGCCGCCGCCCCGCCTACCGGACGCTGGCCGCCCAGGTCTCCCGGCTGGTCGCCGACGGCCGCCTCCCGGTCGGCACCCGGCTGCCCGCCGAACGCGAACTCGCCGCCGAACTGAACCTCTCCCGCACCACCGTCGCCGCCGCCTACGAGGCACTGCGCGCCGACGGCTTCCTGCACTCGCGGCGCGGCGCCGGCTCCTGGACCGCCCTGCCGGCGGGCACCGCGCCGCCCGCCGACGCGCTGCACCCGGTCTCCCCCGACCAGGACACCGTCCTCGACCTGGGCCTGGCCGCCCCCACCGCACCCGGGCAGCTCGCCGAGGCCGCCGCGCACGCCCTGGACCGGCTGCCCGCGTACACCGGCGGGCACGGCAACTACCCGACCGGGCTCCCGGTGCTGCGGGAGGCCGTCGCCCGCCGCTACACCGAGCGCGGGCTGCCCACCGGGCCGGAGCAGGTGCTGGTCACCACCGGGGCGATGAGCGCCCTGCACCTGGCCCACCAGGCGCTGCTGGGCCGCGGCGACCGGGTCGCCGTCGAGGCCCCCAGCTACGCCAACACGCTGCGCGCCCTGGACCGGGCCGGCGCCCGCCTGGTGCCCGTCCCGTTCGCCCCGGACGCCGCCGGGCGCACCGGCTGGGACCTCGCCCAGTGGCAGCGGGTGCTGCGCGGCGCCGCGCCCCGGCTGGCCTCGGTCATCCCCGACTTCCAGAACCCGACCGGCGCGCTCGTCGACGAGGAGCAGCGCCGCGCCCTGCTCGCCCACGCCCGGGCCGCCGGCACCACCGTGATCGCCGACGAGACCTGCGCCGAACTCGGCTGGGACGTCCCCGAGTCCGCGCTGCCCAGGCCGCTGGCCGCGCTCGACCGGGACGCCCAGGTGATCACCGTCGGCTCGGCCGGGAAGATCCTCTGGCCCGGCCTGCGGATCGGCTGGCTGCGCGCCCAGCCCTCCCTGGTCCGGAAGCTGGCCCAGGACCGGGCGCTGTACGACCTGGGCACGCCCGTCCTGGAGCAGCTGATCGCGGCCCGGCTGCTGACCGACCACCTGCCCGCCGTCCGGGCCGAGCGGCACGCCCAACTGCGGGCCACTGCCGAGGCGTTCGCCCGCGAGCTGCCCCGGCACTTCCCCGGCTGGCGGTACACCCCGCCGCCCGGCGGCCTCGCCCTGTGGGCCGCCACCCCCGGCCTGCCCGCCAGCGCGCTGGCCCGGGCCGGCGAACGCGTCGGCGTCCGGATCGCCTCCGGCTCCCGGTTCGGCACCGACGGCGCCTTCGAGGAGCACCTGCGGCTCCCGCTCACCCTGCCCGCCGCCCGCGTCCCCGAGGCCCTGCGCCGGATCGCCGCCGCGGCCGACCTGGCCCGCACCGAACGCCTCTCCGGCGAGGACCCGACCCCGGCCGCGCTCTGA
- the yczE gene encoding membrane protein YczE, which translates to MAAVLTPSPSPSLTPPPSPTRAGATPAAAARRLPRRLGQLAVGLVLYGASMGLVLRSSLGGNPWDVLHQGLARHLHLSVGAWVTLVGALVLLLWIPLRQKPGVGTVGNVLVLGVAMDATLGLVPAPHALAVRIPLLAAGILLNALATGLYIGARLGPGPRDGLMTGLHRRTGRSVRLIRTCIELTVLTAGIALGGTFGVGTVAYALAIGPLVQFLLPRLTVPGATARH; encoded by the coding sequence ATGGCGGCCGTCCTGACCCCGTCCCCGTCCCCGTCCCTGACCCCGCCCCCGTCCCCGACCCGCGCCGGGGCGACCCCGGCCGCCGCCGCCCGCCGGCTGCCCCGCCGGCTCGGCCAGCTGGCCGTCGGCCTGGTGCTGTACGGCGCCTCGATGGGCCTGGTGCTGCGCTCCTCGCTCGGCGGCAACCCGTGGGACGTCCTGCACCAGGGCCTGGCCCGGCACCTGCACCTCAGCGTCGGCGCCTGGGTGACCCTGGTCGGCGCGCTGGTGCTGCTGCTGTGGATCCCGCTGCGGCAGAAGCCGGGCGTCGGCACCGTCGGCAACGTGCTGGTCCTCGGCGTCGCGATGGACGCCACCCTCGGGCTGGTCCCGGCCCCGCACGCCCTCGCCGTCCGGATCCCGCTGCTGGCCGCCGGCATCCTGCTCAACGCCCTCGCCACCGGCCTCTACATCGGCGCCCGGCTCGGCCCCGGCCCCCGCGACGGCCTGATGACCGGCCTGCACCGGCGCACCGGCCGCTCCGTGCGGCTGATCCGCACCTGCATCGAGTTGACCGTCCTGACCGCGGGCATCGCCCTCGGCGGCACCTTCGGCGTCGGGACGGTCGCGTACGCGCTGGCGATCGGGCCGCTGGTGCAGTTCCTGCTGCCCCGGCTGACCGTGCCCGGAGCAACCGCCCGGCACTAG
- the recN gene encoding DNA repair protein RecN — translation MRIRDLGVIDDAVVELAPGFTAVTGETGAGKTMVVTSLGLLLGGRADPALVRNGSERAVVEGRLTLDPGSPVVARALEAGAELDDGELLVSRTVSAEGRSRAHVGGRSVPVGLLAELGEDLIAVHGQTDQQRLLRPSRQRGALDRYAGEAVAEPLARYREVYRELREVSATLEELTTRARERAQEADLLRFGLEEVAAAEPVPGEDAELAAEAERLGHADALSSAATLAHAALAGDPADPEGVDAGTLLAQARRAVDAVRHHDERLAALADRLGECGYLLADVAGDLAGYADDLDADPVRLAAVEDRRSVLAHLVRKYGGAEGTLAEVVGWAEAGSVRLLELDGDDERIDELGARETELRARLADLAAEVSRARHAAADKFAAAVSDELAELAMPHARVTFAIGQVDDLAGIELEGRSVAYGPHGVDEVEVLLAPHPGAQPRPIAKGASGGELSRVMLAVEVVFAGADPVPTYLFDEVDAGVGGKAAVEIGRRLAKLARSAQVVVVTHLPQVAAFADRHLVVEKTNDGTVTRSGVKTLNDEERVRELSRMLAGLEDSELGRAHAEELLAAARTARAR, via the coding sequence ATGCGGATACGGGATCTGGGCGTCATCGACGATGCGGTGGTGGAACTCGCCCCCGGGTTCACCGCCGTCACCGGCGAGACCGGCGCGGGCAAGACCATGGTGGTGACCAGCCTGGGCCTGCTGCTCGGCGGGCGGGCCGACCCGGCGCTGGTGCGCAACGGGTCGGAACGGGCCGTGGTGGAGGGGCGGTTGACGCTCGACCCGGGTTCGCCGGTGGTCGCGCGGGCGCTGGAGGCCGGGGCCGAGCTGGACGACGGCGAGCTGCTGGTCAGCCGGACGGTCTCCGCCGAGGGGCGCTCGCGCGCGCACGTGGGCGGCCGGTCGGTGCCGGTCGGGCTGCTGGCCGAGCTCGGCGAGGACCTGATCGCGGTGCACGGCCAGACCGACCAGCAGCGGCTGCTGCGCCCGTCCCGGCAGCGCGGCGCGCTGGACCGGTACGCGGGCGAGGCCGTCGCCGAGCCGCTGGCCCGCTACCGGGAGGTGTACCGGGAGCTGCGGGAGGTCTCCGCGACGCTGGAGGAGCTGACCACCCGGGCCCGGGAGCGGGCCCAGGAGGCCGACCTGCTGCGCTTCGGCCTGGAGGAGGTCGCCGCCGCCGAGCCGGTGCCCGGGGAGGACGCCGAGCTCGCGGCCGAGGCCGAGCGGCTCGGCCACGCCGACGCGCTGTCCTCCGCCGCGACGCTCGCGCACGCCGCGCTGGCCGGCGACCCGGCCGACCCGGAGGGCGTCGACGCGGGCACCCTGCTCGCCCAGGCCCGCCGGGCCGTCGACGCGGTCCGCCACCACGACGAGCGGCTGGCGGCCCTCGCCGACCGGCTCGGCGAGTGCGGCTACCTGCTGGCCGACGTGGCCGGCGACCTCGCCGGGTACGCCGACGACCTGGACGCCGACCCGGTCCGGCTGGCCGCCGTCGAGGACCGCCGCAGCGTCCTGGCACACCTGGTGCGCAAGTACGGCGGCGCCGAGGGCACCCTCGCCGAGGTGGTCGGCTGGGCCGAGGCCGGCTCGGTGCGGCTGCTGGAGCTGGACGGCGACGACGAGCGGATCGACGAACTCGGCGCCCGCGAGACCGAGTTGCGGGCCCGGCTGGCCGACCTGGCGGCCGAGGTGTCGCGGGCCAGGCACGCCGCCGCCGACAAGTTCGCCGCCGCCGTCTCCGACGAGCTCGCCGAACTCGCCATGCCGCACGCCCGGGTGACCTTCGCGATCGGCCAGGTCGACGACCTGGCCGGCATCGAGCTGGAGGGCCGCAGCGTCGCCTACGGCCCGCACGGCGTCGACGAGGTCGAGGTGCTGCTCGCCCCGCACCCCGGCGCGCAGCCCCGCCCGATCGCCAAGGGCGCCTCCGGCGGCGAGCTGTCGCGCGTGATGCTGGCCGTCGAGGTGGTGTTCGCGGGCGCCGACCCCGTGCCCACCTACCTGTTCGACGAGGTGGACGCGGGCGTCGGCGGCAAGGCCGCCGTCGAGATCGGCCGCCGGCTGGCCAAACTCGCCCGCAGCGCCCAGGTCGTGGTGGTCACCCACCTCCCGCAGGTCGCCGCGTTCGCCGACCGGCACCTGGTGGTGGAGAAGACCAACGACGGCACCGTCACCCGCAGCGGTGTGAAGACCCTCAACGACGAGGAGCGGGTGCGCGAACTGTCCCGGATGCTCGCCGGGTTGGAGGACTCCGAGCTCGGCCGGGCGCACGCGGAGGAACTGCTGGCGGCCGCCCGCACCGCCCGGGCGCGCTGA
- a CDS encoding glycosyltransferase family 4 protein, producing the protein MDHSAARAAAPQLHVVLVLAAATGGIGAHVRSLTRGLVAHGVTVTVCAPEGTDRLFGFSAAGARLHTVDITPTSGARSDATAIGELRRAFTGADVVHAHGLRAGLLSDLALRTAGRFPGIRPETPLVVTSHHALLTTGLDRRLQRLMERRVVRAADLVLGASSDLVARARELGATDARLGPVAAPPMPPGTLDRDAARAALPGGDDGRPVVLAIGRLVPQKCFALLLDAAGQFAAPGGPAPRVLLAGDGPERQGLRERVAAERLPVELLGYRADIPDLLAAADLVVLSSRWEARSLVAQEAMRAGVPVVATAVGGVPELVGDAAVLVPFADPRALGRAVRDLLADPARRAAMAAAGRAQAATWPDEAATVAQVLSIYDELVQRRG; encoded by the coding sequence GTGGACCATTCCGCCGCCCGGGCCGCCGCCCCCCAGCTGCACGTGGTGCTCGTCCTCGCCGCCGCGACCGGCGGCATCGGCGCCCACGTGCGCTCGCTGACCCGGGGCCTGGTCGCGCACGGCGTCACGGTCACGGTCTGCGCGCCCGAGGGCACCGACCGGCTGTTCGGCTTCTCCGCGGCCGGCGCCCGGCTGCACACCGTCGACATCACCCCGACCTCCGGCGCCCGCAGCGACGCCACCGCGATCGGCGAGCTGCGCCGGGCCTTCACCGGCGCCGACGTCGTGCACGCCCACGGCCTGCGGGCCGGCCTGCTGTCCGACCTGGCGCTGCGCACCGCCGGCCGGTTCCCCGGGATCCGCCCGGAGACCCCGCTGGTGGTCACCTCGCACCACGCGCTGCTCACCACCGGCCTGGACCGGCGGCTCCAGCGGCTGATGGAGCGCCGGGTGGTGCGGGCCGCCGACCTGGTCCTGGGCGCCTCCTCCGACCTGGTCGCCCGGGCCCGCGAGCTCGGCGCCACCGACGCCCGGCTGGGCCCGGTCGCCGCCCCGCCGATGCCGCCCGGCACGCTCGACCGGGACGCCGCCCGCGCGGCGCTGCCCGGCGGCGACGACGGCCGCCCGGTGGTGCTGGCGATCGGCCGGCTCGTCCCGCAGAAGTGCTTCGCGCTGCTGCTCGACGCCGCCGGGCAGTTCGCCGCGCCCGGCGGCCCGGCGCCGCGCGTCCTGCTGGCCGGGGACGGGCCGGAGCGGCAGGGCCTGCGCGAGCGGGTCGCGGCCGAGCGGCTGCCGGTCGAACTGCTCGGCTACCGGGCGGACATCCCCGACCTGCTGGCCGCCGCCGACCTGGTGGTGCTCTCCTCGCGCTGGGAGGCCCGCTCGCTGGTCGCCCAGGAGGCGATGCGGGCCGGCGTCCCGGTGGTGGCCACCGCCGTCGGCGGGGTGCCCGAACTGGTCGGCGACGCCGCCGTGCTGGTCCCGTTCGCCGACCCGCGGGCGCTCGGCCGGGCCGTCCGCGACCTGCTCGCCGACCCGGCCCGCCGGGCCGCGATGGCCGCCGCCGGCCGGGCGCAGGCCGCGACCTGGCCGGACGAGGCGGCGACCGTCGCCCAGGTGCTGTCCATCTACGACGAGCTGGTGCAGCGCCGGGGCTGA
- a CDS encoding glycoside hydrolase family 15 protein: MAGRIEDYALIGDMQTAALVSRDGAVDWLCLPRFDSPAVFAGLLGTDEHGFWRIGPALPVEPPPPAPADRPRAGLLDTGELRIPPVTAAAPALPCDRRRYRGDSLVLEQEWDTQGGTVRVIDFMPPRHLLGTPDVPQMVRIVEGLAGTVRMRSAVRMRFSYGRVVPWVHRVEHPEAGQRTVAVAGPDSVWLDGHAETYGRDLTTYADFTVTAGQRIAFGLTWKASHEPAPAPPDAEGALASTERFWREWVAQCTYQGPYREAVVRSLITLKALTYAPTGGIVAAPTTSLPEDLGGERNWDYRYTWLRDAAITLSSLLRTGYREEARAWREWLLRAVAGDPENLQIMYGIAGERELTESELDWLPGYEGSRPVRVGNGAAGQLQLDVYGEVVEALHLATMSGLSRHDHAHHLQLRLIEYLEGHWREPDEGIWEVRGPRRHFVHSKVMAWVAVDRTLKLLAQSEEPPTDLITRWTALRAEIHADVCARGYDPQRNTFTQYYGGKELDASLLLIPQVGFLPPDDKRVIGTIEAIQRELATEDGFVLRYPTHDEGRGSTAVNVDGLSGHEGAFLACSFWLADDLAMIGRVGEARELFERLLSLRNDVGLLAEEWDPRARRQVGNFPQAFSHVPLIDTALRLTAAGGLNLSSG; the protein is encoded by the coding sequence ATGGCCGGTCGCATCGAGGACTACGCGCTGATCGGGGACATGCAGACCGCCGCGCTGGTCAGCCGGGACGGCGCGGTCGACTGGCTGTGCCTGCCCCGGTTCGACTCGCCCGCGGTCTTCGCCGGGCTGCTGGGCACCGACGAGCACGGCTTCTGGCGGATCGGCCCCGCGCTGCCGGTCGAGCCGCCGCCGCCGGCGCCCGCCGACCGGCCCCGGGCCGGCCTGCTCGACACCGGGGAGCTGCGGATCCCGCCGGTCACCGCCGCCGCCCCCGCGCTGCCCTGCGACCGGCGCCGCTACCGGGGCGACTCGCTGGTGCTGGAGCAGGAGTGGGACACCCAGGGCGGCACCGTCCGGGTGATCGACTTCATGCCGCCGCGCCACCTGCTCGGCACGCCCGACGTCCCGCAGATGGTCCGGATCGTCGAGGGCCTGGCCGGCACCGTCCGGATGCGCTCGGCGGTGCGGATGCGCTTCAGCTACGGCCGGGTCGTCCCCTGGGTGCACCGGGTCGAGCACCCGGAGGCCGGGCAGCGCACCGTCGCCGTGGCCGGGCCCGACTCGGTCTGGCTGGACGGCCACGCCGAGACGTACGGGCGCGACCTGACCACGTACGCCGACTTCACCGTCACCGCGGGCCAGCGGATCGCCTTCGGCCTGACCTGGAAGGCCTCGCACGAGCCCGCCCCGGCCCCGCCGGACGCCGAGGGCGCGCTCGCCTCCACCGAGCGGTTCTGGCGCGAGTGGGTCGCCCAGTGCACCTACCAGGGCCCCTACCGGGAGGCCGTGGTCCGCTCGCTGATCACCCTCAAGGCGCTCACCTACGCCCCCACCGGCGGCATCGTCGCCGCCCCCACCACCTCGCTGCCCGAGGACCTCGGCGGCGAGCGCAACTGGGACTACCGCTACACCTGGCTGCGCGACGCCGCGATCACCCTCTCCTCGCTGCTGCGCACCGGCTACCGCGAGGAGGCCCGGGCCTGGCGCGAGTGGCTGCTGCGCGCGGTGGCCGGCGACCCGGAGAACCTGCAGATCATGTACGGCATCGCCGGGGAGCGCGAACTCACCGAGTCCGAGCTCGACTGGCTGCCCGGCTACGAGGGCTCCCGCCCGGTCCGGGTCGGCAACGGCGCCGCCGGGCAGCTCCAGCTCGACGTGTACGGCGAGGTCGTCGAGGCGCTGCACCTGGCCACCATGTCCGGCCTGTCCCGGCACGACCACGCCCACCACCTGCAACTGCGCCTGATCGAGTACCTGGAGGGCCACTGGCGCGAGCCGGACGAGGGCATCTGGGAGGTCCGCGGCCCGCGCCGGCACTTCGTCCACTCCAAGGTGATGGCCTGGGTCGCCGTCGACCGCACCCTCAAGCTGCTCGCCCAGTCCGAGGAGCCGCCCACCGACCTGATCACCCGCTGGACGGCGCTGCGCGCCGAGATCCACGCCGACGTGTGCGCCCGCGGCTACGACCCGCAGCGCAACACCTTCACCCAGTACTACGGCGGCAAGGAGCTGGACGCCTCGCTGCTGCTGATCCCGCAGGTCGGCTTCCTGCCGCCGGACGACAAGCGGGTGATCGGCACCATCGAGGCGATCCAGCGCGAACTCGCCACCGAGGACGGCTTCGTGCTGCGCTACCCGACCCACGACGAAGGCCGGGGGAGCACCGCCGTGAATGTGGACGGGCTGTCCGGGCACGAGGGGGCGTTCCTGGCCTGCTCGTTCTGGCTGGCCGACGACCTGGCGATGATCGGCCGGGTCGGCGAGGCCCGCGAGCTGTTCGAGCGGCTGCTGTCGCTGCGCAACGACGTCGGGCTGCTCGCCGAGGAGTGGGACCCGCGGGCCCGCCGCCAGGTCGGCAACTTCCCGCAGGCGTTCAGCCACGTCCCGCTGATCGACACCGCGCTGCGGCTGACCGCGGCGGGCGGCCTCAACCTGTCGTCCGGCTGA